The genomic interval GCTTGGCACAGCGACCCGAGCTATGGCAGAAGCCAAAGAGCGGGAGCCTATGCCTGTTTTAGCATAGATGAAAGCAAAAGCTACTCTGAACAGGAAGGAAACAACGAAATAGCTTATTTTCAGTTTAATCAACCCAATACAAACGGTGCTGAATTTAACGGCGGATATCTGTTTGCCGATGATAAAACTTTGATAATAGCTCTTGATATTGCAAATCACAAACAGGTTATAATAATCTTTTCATACATAACCAAATCTCACGAATTTAACGGTGGCAGAGTGTGTTATGCAAGTGCTGCTACAAATACATATGATTACGGGCACGGAGAGAGTTATAAAGGTGACGGGCAAATTCCTTTCAGCAAGGATGCATCCGGGCAAAAAACCGCATTTTTACTTGGCGGAAAATGGCAAAACATATACGCATATTCTACAAGATACGGCAATTATGAAACAGATTTAAGAGAGATTAAAATGCTTACAAACTTAATGCAACCGAAAATTGATAGCTCACGCAAAGATTTCAACGCATTAAGCGCTATTTCGGTATATGATTTTTTGGATTCAAAAAAAGCAAAAAGTTCTCTAAGCGGACTTCAAACGCTGATAACACCAAATTTCTTTTATAAAAACAATGAAAATCACTGGGTTTATGCAGGAGCTTTGGAGTGTGTGAGAGTTTTTAATGAATATCCAAATATCTATGAAAACGCAACTATTTTACATCTTGGAAATGAAAAGTTTTTCACTTTTCGCCCACATCAAAATCCGGGTGTAAATCCTTCAAGTAGCAACTATTCATTGGCGGTGAAAATTGTATAGGAATTTTATAAATCTTTTTGGATACAGCACTTATAAAAGAGGCAATAAAAACGCAAACAGCCTTTATAATGAGGCTTCTCCCGGCAAAGTGACAGGCAAAAACGCGGGAATGCCGCAAATCGGAATAATTCCAAAAAAGGTTGATAGCAGCGTAACTTTAGCTCCGCTTTATCCATATCACGATAAAGCTATGTGGCTTTATTTATGGCTTGATGATGATGGTAAAAAAACCGACTTAAAAAGAGCATATGATTTTAAAAACATAACCGCTGCAAAGGAAGTTAGATTTTACCTTAGAAATGCAAGTTTGGATGACATTACCTTTGATGGCATAAGTCTTACGGGAGAAATGAGCGAAATAGAGCTTTTAGGCGTAAATTCAGGTGATGTTTTTAAACCCGGACAATACCGCATAATAACCATAAGAGCCGAACAATTAGGCGATTTGCTAATTGACGGCATAATAAACCTAAATTTCAGTAACAAACAAATCATTTCTATCTACTTAAACGGTGAGCGTGCAGTTGTTTTTAGCTACCTTCCAAACTATGAATACACTGAAAGCAAAGAGCTTAAAACCGATATCTTCACCGCTCAAAACGGCAAAGAGTTCAGGCGAGCTAAAAGAAGCGTCGCGGTTAGAATTGTGAGTTTTAACATAATCACAAAAGAAATTAATAACGGCGTGGAGCCCTTAATCAGCTTTGGAATGCACAAATTTATAATGCTTCCTTTGTGGTTTAGTTGCACCGAAATTTTAAATCCTAAAGGCGAATTGACGGATAAAATCAAAACGGGCGGACTTGAAAATAAGGAATTTAAAACGGGCGGAAACGTGCTTATCTATAATAATTTTAAAGATTTTGAAGTCGCTAAAATCGCAAGCATTTACAAAAACGAAATAACGCTAGGCAAAAAGGCTAATGCTAAAAAATATATTTTACCGTTAATAAAAGTAACGCCTAAAGAAAATATATCATACGATTTTAAAAACGCCGAAACATTAAAATTCGAGCTTGAATTCAAGGAAATTTTATGAAATATGATAATAAGGAAATTTTATATTTTCCGCCGCTTTTAAGCCCGCAGATAACGATAAACGCGGGATTTAATCTTTACGGCAAAGAAAAACTTGCCAAATATGACCCAAAGCCAAATGCAAGGACGATAACGCATAAATATTATTTAAGGAATTTAGGCGAAGCGCGCAAACTTGAAAACTACTTTTTAAGCAAACAGGCAATGCTTAAAAGCTTTTTTATACCTAGCTATAAAAGGGATTTTTTAGCACTTGATAAACAAAGCGCACCCATAGATGCCATAGATATACAAAACACAAACGGCGGATATGCGGTCTATAATCAAAGCAGATTTATTTTTTTACCAAAATACAACTTTTCTACGCAGATAATTGACATTAGAAAAGATACGAAAAAAGATTGCGAGGTGATGATTTTAAAAGACACGTTTAAAACTGATATTACGGCGGATACTTTGATAATGGAGCTAATAAACGTGCGCTTTGACACGGACACTTTTACGCTCTCAAAAAACGGAGCTGTAGGCTATACAACGACACTGAAATTTAAGGAAGTATTTTATGAGTGAAAATTATTATCTTTTCGAGTTTGGCGCTATGCTTGACAGATACTTTTATACAAGCGCGCAAATCGATATTAAAAAAGGCGACAAAATTTATAAAAGCGAAACAATTTTTTTAAATGAGCTTGGAAAAGACAGTTTGAATGATGATGCTTCTATCAGTTGCGGATTTGATTGTGAGCCAATCAATCTTTATAAGGATTTTAATCCGAGCACCAACATAAATGTAAAGGTTATGGACGCGGAGGAAAAACTTCTTTTTTACGGCAGAATTGCAAGCGTGGAATTTGACGCAAAAGACGGCAGCGCCGCAATTAAGCTAAGCACTCTTGGCGCACTTATGAAAGGCAAAATCCCGACACGCACATTCTCACGCGAGTGTGGATTCGAGCTTTTCGATGGAAACTGCGCTTTAAACAAAAAAGATTATTCGCTTACGCTTCTTGGCAAAGACTGCGAGTTTTTGGAAAATTTCACGCAGATTAAAAGCGCAAAAATCGGTGAAAAACCTGATGGCTACTTCTTAGGCGGCTATGTAAGCTTTAACAATCAGCACAGCTACATTATGCAGCATACTGGCGATACAATATTTTTAATGTTTCCGCTTAAAAAACTAAATAAAAATGTAGTTTTATACGTGTATGCCGGGTGCGATAAGCTTCTTAATACCTGCAAAAATAAATTCAACAATGAAATAAATTACGGCGGTTTTCCATTTGTTCCCGGTAAAAATCCCGTAACGCAAGGATATTAAGATGGGTAAAAGTAGCGGCGGTGGAAATCAGGTAATCGGTTTCGCATATTTTTTGGGAATGGCTGTGGCAACCGCCACAAAAATAGATGAACTTGTGAAGTTTAAATTTAAAGGCGATGTTGTAAAAGAGCCGCATTTAACAAGTAGCGGAAGCTTTGTAGCAAAAACCGGGCAACAAATGGGAGGAGGTAACGGAAGCGGCAACAAAGACAGCACGGTGTATTTTTATGACGGCAGTCAAAGCGCAGCGGATCCGTATATCGCAAAGCAGACAGGCTCAAGTATGTGCTACAAAAATACGTCTTATTTCGTAATCAACGGCTTTATAGGGGACAATGTAAGTTCTTGCCCTGAATACAGCATAATTGCAAGACGCACAAGACTTGGCGTAAGCTGGGACAGTGGGGACAACCTAAGTAACATAAACGGAGATATAAATCCCGCTCACGCGCTTTGGTATATCTTGACGGCTAAAATCAAGCTAAGTGAGGAATTCTTAGATAGCTCTAGCTTTGAAAAAGTGGCAAAAGCTCTTAAAAAGGAAGGCTTTGGAATAAGCTTTGTAATGAGTAGAAGCAACGAAGCAAAAGAGTGGATAAAAGAGATTTTAAGGACGATTGACGGAGTGCTTTACATCAACAAATCAAACTCAAAACTTGCTTTAAAAATTTTAAGAGACGATTACAATCCTGATAATCTATTTAAAATTAACGAAAGCAACAGTTCAAACATCAAATTCACGCGCAAGAGTTGGGATGATACATACAGCAAATGTATCATCAAATACACGGATAATGTCCAAAACATCGAGGCAAGCGTAAGTGCCATAAACACAGCCACGAAAAATACACTTGGATATGAAAAGACATATGAATGCGAGTTTATGACGGTTTCAAACGCAAGAAACGCAAAAATCGTCTTAAATAGAACGATGAGAAAAATGAGTTATCCATATGCCAGCGTAAAAATGCAAGT from Campylobacter hominis ATCC BAA-381 carries:
- a CDS encoding phage BR0599 family protein yields the protein MSENYYLFEFGAMLDRYFYTSAQIDIKKGDKIYKSETIFLNELGKDSLNDDASISCGFDCEPINLYKDFNPSTNINVKVMDAEEKLLFYGRIASVEFDAKDGSAAIKLSTLGALMKGKIPTRTFSRECGFELFDGNCALNKKDYSLTLLGKDCEFLENFTQIKSAKIGEKPDGYFLGGYVSFNNQHSYIMQHTGDTIFLMFPLKKLNKNVVLYVYAGCDKLLNTCKNKFNNEINYGGFPFVPGKNPVTQGY